The region GATGACCATATTGACATATTAATCATTCCACATGGCGAATATGAAATTAATGTTCAACAATATATCTATGAATTAGTAGTATTAGCATTACCAAGTAAACGCATACATCCTGGAATTGAAGACGGAACATTAGATTCTGAAATACTTGACAAACTAGAAGAACTTAGTCCAAAGCTAAAAGACACAAAAGAAGATAAAGAGGAAACAGATCCTCGTTGGAACACATTAAAAAAACTATTAACGGATAAATAACAATATAAAATGGCACATCCTAAAAGAAAAATCTCGAAAACAAGAAGAGATAAAAGAAGAACACATTATAAAGCAACTGCGCCACAAATTGCAACTTGCCCAACTACAGGTGAAGCACACTTATATCATAGAGCTCATTGGAGTGAAGGAAAACTTTATTACAGAGGTCAAGTGTTAATTGACAATTCAGTAGAAGAAAACGAAGCATAATTACTATGCATGCATATAATAAAACGCTCACTTGTGGGCGTTTTTTTTATGATTAATTTTTCTTTACGTTAAAAAGCATTTACTTTGCATAGAATTAGTCTAAATTTGACTAATTTTATTAAATTAAAGTCAAATTCGGTCATTTTTGACCTTTTTTTGACTAAAATAGCTAAAATATGAGCAAAATCTCTGCTGCAATTACCGCTGTTGGTGCCTATGTGCCAGAATACGTATTAACCAATCAAATTCTTGAAACGATGGTTGATACAAACGACGATTGGATTACTACTAGAACAGGAATCAAAGAACGTCGTATTTTAAAAGGAGAAGGAAAGGGGACTTCTTTTATGGCTATTGAAGCAGCCAAAGACCTTATAAACAAAAAAGGTTTAAATCCTAAAGATATAGAATTAGTAATTGTTGCAACAGCAACACCAGATATGCAAGCAGCATCTACTGCTGCCTATACTGCAACACAAATAGGAGCAACAAATGCATTTTCTTTTGATTTAGAAGCTGCGTGTTCAAGTTTCCTGTTCGGGATGTCTACTGCTGCAAAATATATTGAATCTGGACGTTATAAAAATGTATTATTGATTGGTGCTGATAAAAACTCTTCAATGATTAATTATGAAGACAGAGCAACTTGTATCATATTTGGAGATGGTGCAGGAGCAGTGTTGTTTGAACCTAATACTGAAGGTTTAGGACTTCAAGATGAATACTTGAGAAGTAATGGAGAAGGACGAGAATTTCTACAAGTCAAATCAAGTGGTTCCTCTTACCCTGTAACCAAAGAATCAATAGATAGAAAAGAAAATTTTGTTTTTCAAGATGGCAAAACAGTTTTTAAAAACGCAGTGTTTAATATGGCAGATGTTGCAGTAAAAATTTTAGAGCGTAATAATCTTCAAAAAGATGATATTGCGTGGCTTGCAGCACATCAAGCTAATAAAAGAATTATAGACGCAACCGCTAACCGTATAGAATTAGAACCCGAGAAGGTCATGATGAATATAGAAAAATATGGTAATACTACATCAGCTACATTACCATTATTATTAAATGATTACGAATCACAATTGAAAAAAGGAGACAATATTATATTTGCAGCTTTTGGAGGTGGTTTTACTTGGGGTTCTATTTACCTTAAGTGGGCTTACAATTCTTAACAAACTAACTAAAACTAAATTAATAACTTAATTATTATGGATTTAAAAGACATTCAAAACTTAATTAAATTTGTTGCCAAATCTGGCGCAAGTGAAGTTAAATTAGAAACAGAAGATGTTAAAATAACTATAAGAACAGGTTCTGAAACAGAAACAACTTACGTACAGCAAGTACCTATGCAAGCGCAAATGCCAATGCAACAAGCAGTGCCTCAAGCGCCAGTTGCAGCACCAGCGACAACAAATGATGCTCCTGCAGCTACAACTGACGACTCAAAATACATTACTATAAAATCTCCAATAATAGGTACGTTTTATAGAAAACCTTCTCCAGATAAACCATTATTTGTAGAAGTTGGTCAGACTATTTCTGAAGGTGATGTGCTTTGTATTATTGAAGCAATGAAGTTATTCAACGAAATAGAATCTGAAGTATCAGGTAAAATTGTTAAAATTTTAGTTGACGATTCTTCTCCTGTAGAATTTGACCAACCATTATTCTTAGTAGACCCATCTTAATTTTAGGTTATTAGTGCTTTCGGTAAATATTAAATCGACAGTAAAATAATCCAATTGTCTAATTATCTAATTCAATAAAGATGTTTAAAAAAATATTGATTGCCAATAGAGGAGAAATAGCACTTCGTGTTATTAGAACCTGTAAAGAAATGGGCATTAAAACTGTTGCAGTATACTCTACTGCAGATGCAGAAAGCTTGCACGTAAAGTTTGCAGACGAAGCCGTTTGTATTGGTCCACCAGCAAGTAGCGAGTCTTACTTAAAAATGTCTAATATTATTGCAGCAGCAGAAATCACTAACGCTGATGCTATCCATCCTGGATATGGATTTTTGTCTGAAAACGCTAAATTTTCTAAAATCTGTGAAGAACATCAAATAAAATTTATAGGTGCTTCTGAAGACATGATTGATAGAATGGGAGACAAAGCTAACGCCAAAGCGACGATGATTGCAGCAGGCGTACCAGTGGTTCCAGGAAGTGAAGGTGTCATTAAAGATTTTAAAGAGTGCCTTAAAGTAGCTAAAGAAACTGGTTACCCTGTCATGCTAAAAGCGTCTGCTGGAGGTGGTGGTAAAGGGATGCGTGCAGTTTGGAAAGAAGAAGATTTGCAAAACGCTTGGGAATCTGCTAGAACAGAATCTAAAGCAGCTTTTGGAAATGATGATATGTATATGGAAAAGCTTATTGAAGAGCCAAGACATATAGAAATACAAATTGTTGGTGACTCTTCAGGTAAAGCGTGTCATTTGTCAGAAAGAGATTGCTCTGTACAACGTCGCCATCAAAAATTAACCGAAGAAGTACCTTCTCCTTTTATGACAACTGCTCTACGTAAAAAAATGGGTGAAGCAGCAGTAAAAGCAGCAGAATATATCAAATATGAAGGTGCAGGAACCGTAGAGTTTTTAGTAGATAAGCACAGAAACTTCTACTTCATGGAAATGAATACACGTATTCAAGTAGAGCACCCAATTACAGAACAAGTTATAGATTTTGACTTAATCCGTGAGCAAATTTTAGTAGCAGCAGGTGTGCCAATTTCTGGAAAAAACTATACGCCTAATTTGCATTCTATAGAGTGTCGTATTAATGCAGAAGATCCGTTTAACGATTTTAGACCATCTCCTGGGAAAATTACAACACTACATGCTCCTGGAGGACATGGAGTCCGTTTAGACACGCATGTTTATGCTGGTTACAGCATTCCGCCAAATTACGATTCGATGATTGCTAAATTAATAACAACAGCGCAAACACGTGAAGAAGCAATCAATAAAATGAAACGCGCTTTAGACGAGTTTGTTATTGAAGGTATTAAAACAACTATTCCGTTTCACAGACAATTAATGGATCATCCAGATTATTTAGCAGGAAATTATACCACTAAGTTTATGGAAGATTTTGTAATCGAAAAACAAGTTGAAGAATAAAAGCAAAAACTCCGAAATTCATTTCGGAGTTTTTTTTGCTTGCCAAAAAGCTTCAGTATATTTGAATATAAATAAAGATTAAATGAAATTATCTAATTGCTTAAAAACCTGCATGTTGTTACTCTTTTTTGGATTGACATCTTGTTTTGAAATTATTGAAGAAATAGATTTAAAAAGTGATGGTACAGGTACCATGACGTTTACTTTAAACATGAGTAAAAGTAAAAGTAAACTAGCGTCTATTATGCTTTTAGATTCAATCAATGGATATAAAGTGCCTTCTAGAGAAGATATTCAGAAAAGTCTAAACCAAATGGTGTCTGAGTTAAAAAAAGCAGAAGGATTATCTAACATCAAGAAAACTGCAGATTATGATAATTTTGTGTTTTCTATTACATGCGATTTTAAATCCATAGAAAACATTAATAAATTAACTAATAAAGTAACAGGAGAACAAAAGCACAGCACAGGATTAAATGCCTATTTTTTTGATAAGAATAATGGAAATTTCAAAAGAAAATATACCTATTCTAGCGACGTTAAAAAGCAATATAATAAGCTAAAATCAGAAAACAAAAAAGTGTTTGATGATGCATCTTATACAGTAATATATAGATTTGATAAAGAAGTAGTATCTCAAAACAATAAACAAGCAAAAGTGTCTAAATCTAAAAAAGCGGTTATGCAACGTGTTAGCGCATTAGACATTATTAATGGTACTGGAAACTTTAGCACACAAATAACTTTACAAAAATAACCTCAAACTAATAAACCAATGAAACAATTATTATGCTTATTATTATGTATATCGTCATATACAATTGCCCAAAATACAGCTTCAAAAATCCCTAGTGATGCTTCAATTGTAGCAACTATTAAAGGTGAAAATGTATTGCAATTAATATCTATGGAAGAGCTAAACACCTCTTTTTTAGGATCAGAAATTTTAAATGAGCTATCTCGTGGTGGTGATAAATATTCGTCTTTAGAAGATTTTGGGTTTAATTTAAATGCATCTGCACATTATTTTATGCAAGTCAATGATAGTATTAATTATAACGCTTTT is a window of Olleya sp. YS DNA encoding:
- the rpmF gene encoding 50S ribosomal protein L32, which codes for MAHPKRKISKTRRDKRRTHYKATAPQIATCPTTGEAHLYHRAHWSEGKLYYRGQVLIDNSVEENEA
- the accC gene encoding acetyl-CoA carboxylase biotin carboxylase subunit is translated as MFKKILIANRGEIALRVIRTCKEMGIKTVAVYSTADAESLHVKFADEAVCIGPPASSESYLKMSNIIAAAEITNADAIHPGYGFLSENAKFSKICEEHQIKFIGASEDMIDRMGDKANAKATMIAAGVPVVPGSEGVIKDFKECLKVAKETGYPVMLKASAGGGGKGMRAVWKEEDLQNAWESARTESKAAFGNDDMYMEKLIEEPRHIEIQIVGDSSGKACHLSERDCSVQRRHQKLTEEVPSPFMTTALRKKMGEAAVKAAEYIKYEGAGTVEFLVDKHRNFYFMEMNTRIQVEHPITEQVIDFDLIREQILVAAGVPISGKNYTPNLHSIECRINAEDPFNDFRPSPGKITTLHAPGGHGVRLDTHVYAGYSIPPNYDSMIAKLITTAQTREEAINKMKRALDEFVIEGIKTTIPFHRQLMDHPDYLAGNYTTKFMEDFVIEKQVEE
- a CDS encoding ketoacyl-ACP synthase III, coding for MSKISAAITAVGAYVPEYVLTNQILETMVDTNDDWITTRTGIKERRILKGEGKGTSFMAIEAAKDLINKKGLNPKDIELVIVATATPDMQAASTAAYTATQIGATNAFSFDLEAACSSFLFGMSTAAKYIESGRYKNVLLIGADKNSSMINYEDRATCIIFGDGAGAVLFEPNTEGLGLQDEYLRSNGEGREFLQVKSSGSSYPVTKESIDRKENFVFQDGKTVFKNAVFNMADVAVKILERNNLQKDDIAWLAAHQANKRIIDATANRIELEPEKVMMNIEKYGNTTSATLPLLLNDYESQLKKGDNIIFAAFGGGFTWGSIYLKWAYNS
- the accB gene encoding acetyl-CoA carboxylase biotin carboxyl carrier protein, translating into MDLKDIQNLIKFVAKSGASEVKLETEDVKITIRTGSETETTYVQQVPMQAQMPMQQAVPQAPVAAPATTNDAPAATTDDSKYITIKSPIIGTFYRKPSPDKPLFVEVGQTISEGDVLCIIEAMKLFNEIESEVSGKIVKILVDDSSPVEFDQPLFLVDPS